From a single Lytechinus pictus isolate F3 Inbred unplaced genomic scaffold, Lp3.0 scaffold_19, whole genome shotgun sequence genomic region:
- the LOC129260871 gene encoding malignant T-cell-amplified sequence 1-like isoform X1 yields MFKKFVAKENVSGVTQMKSSAIRGVRARLVEDYPGLEEYQDQILPKKESYNLVKCHERIEIIAVGGEPVFFKQRDGPYMPCLKLLHKYPTILPWQQVDKGAIRYVLSGANIMCPGLTSPGAKLAPSEKDKIVAIMAEGKTHALAIGLMKMSSEEIMNVNKGIGIDNIHYLNDGLWHMKQIK; encoded by the exons ATGTTCAAAAA GTTTGTTGCAAAAGAAAATGTGTCCGGTGTGACACAGATGAAGTCATCCGCTATACGTGGGGTTCGAGCTCGGCTGGTTGAAGATTATCCAGGGTTAGAAGAATATCAAGATCAAATTCTACCAAAGAAGGAATCATATAATCTTGTTAAGTG CCATGAGAGGATAGAGATCATAGCCGTTGGAGGCGAACCAGTTTTCTTCAAGCAACGAGATGGACCCTACATGCCTTGTCTCAAGTTATTACATAAAT ATCCAACGATACTCCCGTGGCAGCAAGTAGATAAAGGAGCTATACGTTATGTACTGAGTGGTGCTAATATTATGTGTCCGGGTCTTACATCTCCAGGAGCTAAACTAGCTCCAAGTGAAAAAGACAAGATTGTT GCAATAATGGCTGAAGGCAAAACACATGCCCTTGCAATAGGACTAATGAAGATGTCTTCTGAAGAAAT AATGAACGTCAACAAAGGAATTGGGATTGATAACATCCACTATCTCAATGATGGTCTATGGCATATGAAGCAGATTAAATAA
- the LOC129260871 gene encoding malignant T-cell-amplified sequence 1-like isoform X2, which translates to MKSSAIRGVRARLVEDYPGLEEYQDQILPKKESYNLVKCHERIEIIAVGGEPVFFKQRDGPYMPCLKLLHKYPTILPWQQVDKGAIRYVLSGANIMCPGLTSPGAKLAPSEKDKIVAIMAEGKTHALAIGLMKMSSEEIMNVNKGIGIDNIHYLNDGLWHMKQIK; encoded by the exons ATGAAGTCATCCGCTATACGTGGGGTTCGAGCTCGGCTGGTTGAAGATTATCCAGGGTTAGAAGAATATCAAGATCAAATTCTACCAAAGAAGGAATCATATAATCTTGTTAAGTG CCATGAGAGGATAGAGATCATAGCCGTTGGAGGCGAACCAGTTTTCTTCAAGCAACGAGATGGACCCTACATGCCTTGTCTCAAGTTATTACATAAAT ATCCAACGATACTCCCGTGGCAGCAAGTAGATAAAGGAGCTATACGTTATGTACTGAGTGGTGCTAATATTATGTGTCCGGGTCTTACATCTCCAGGAGCTAAACTAGCTCCAAGTGAAAAAGACAAGATTGTT GCAATAATGGCTGAAGGCAAAACACATGCCCTTGCAATAGGACTAATGAAGATGTCTTCTGAAGAAAT AATGAACGTCAACAAAGGAATTGGGATTGATAACATCCACTATCTCAATGATGGTCTATGGCATATGAAGCAGATTAAATAA